The Anas platyrhynchos isolate ZD024472 breed Pekin duck chromosome Z, IASCAAS_PekinDuck_T2T, whole genome shotgun sequence genome includes a window with the following:
- the SMN1 gene encoding survival motor neuron protein isoform X1, with the protein MAPAWPGSAAGAWTREGRGLGGVASPLPGAPRGACAVRAVPVRRGGHVGARAVPARHRAGAAWPPQSDDSDVWDDTALIKAYDKAVASFKNALRNGECAEPADRQEQRPGMKRKNNKKNRNRKKGSAVQWKVGDSCNAVWSEDGNVYLATIVSINQKRGTCVVTYDGYGNKEEQNLSDLLLPANDETNENETPYSTDESEKSFQSPQNKNNCTKARFSPQNFRFPIPPAAPSLGRSGSKLRTPPPFLSCWPPPFPAGPPLIPPPPPMGPDSPEDDEALGSMLIAWYMSGYHTGYYLGLKQSRMEAALERESYTK; encoded by the exons ATGGCACCCGCCTGGCCCGGGTCAGCAGCGGGGGCGTGGACTCGGGAGGGCCGTGGGCTTGGGGGCGTGGCCTCGCCGCTCCCGGGAGCTCCCCGCGGCGCGTGCGCAGTTCGCGCCGTGCCGGTGCGGCGGGGCGGCCATGTCGGAGCGCGTGCTGTTCCGGCGCGGCACCGGGCAG GCGCTGCGTGGCCTCCGCAGAGCGACGACTCGGACGTGTGGGACGACACGGCCCTCATCAAGGCGTACGACAAGGCGGTGGCCTCCTTCAAG AACGCCCTGAGGAATGGGGAGTGCGCCGAGCCCGCCGACAGGCAGGAGCAGCGGCCGGGgatgaagaggaagaacaacaagaagaacaggaacagaaagaagGGCAGCGCGGTGCAG tggAAGGTTGGTGACAGCTGTAACGCGGTTTGGTCCGAGGACGGCAACGTGTACCTGGCAACGATCGTCTCCATAAACCAGAAGAGGGGCACGTGTGTCGTTACCTACGACGGATACGGGAACAAGGAGGAGCAGAACCTGTCCGATCTACTCCTTCCAGCCAACGACGAAACA AATGAAAACGAGACTCCATATTCAACAGATGAAAGTGAAAAATCTTTCCAGTCacctcaaaacaaaaacaactgcacAAAGGCAAGATTCTCTCCCCAGAACTTCCGTTTTCCCAtaccaccagcagcccccagcctgggaAGG TCTGGATCAAAACTCAGAACACCTCCGCCATTCTTATCTTGCTGGCCTCCACCCTTTCCAGCAGGACCACCG CTgattcctcctccaccacctatGGGGCCAGATTCTCCTGAGGATGATGAAGCATTGGGAAGCATGTTGATAGCCTGGTACATGAGTGGTTATCACACTGGCTATTACCTG GGTTTAAAACAGAGTCGAATGGAAGCAGCCCTGGAGAGAGAATCCTATACAAAATAA
- the SMN1 gene encoding survival motor neuron protein isoform X2: MSERVLFRRGTGQSDDSDVWDDTALIKAYDKAVASFKNALRNGECAEPADRQEQRPGMKRKNNKKNRNRKKGSAVQWKVGDSCNAVWSEDGNVYLATIVSINQKRGTCVVTYDGYGNKEEQNLSDLLLPANDETNENETPYSTDESEKSFQSPQNKNNCTKARFSPQNFRFPIPPAAPSLGRSGSKLRTPPPFLSCWPPPFPAGPPLIPPPPPMGPDSPEDDEALGSMLIAWYMSGYHTGYYLGLKQSRMEAALERESYTK, translated from the exons ATGTCGGAGCGCGTGCTGTTCCGGCGCGGCACCGGGCAG AGCGACGACTCGGACGTGTGGGACGACACGGCCCTCATCAAGGCGTACGACAAGGCGGTGGCCTCCTTCAAG AACGCCCTGAGGAATGGGGAGTGCGCCGAGCCCGCCGACAGGCAGGAGCAGCGGCCGGGgatgaagaggaagaacaacaagaagaacaggaacagaaagaagGGCAGCGCGGTGCAG tggAAGGTTGGTGACAGCTGTAACGCGGTTTGGTCCGAGGACGGCAACGTGTACCTGGCAACGATCGTCTCCATAAACCAGAAGAGGGGCACGTGTGTCGTTACCTACGACGGATACGGGAACAAGGAGGAGCAGAACCTGTCCGATCTACTCCTTCCAGCCAACGACGAAACA AATGAAAACGAGACTCCATATTCAACAGATGAAAGTGAAAAATCTTTCCAGTCacctcaaaacaaaaacaactgcacAAAGGCAAGATTCTCTCCCCAGAACTTCCGTTTTCCCAtaccaccagcagcccccagcctgggaAGG TCTGGATCAAAACTCAGAACACCTCCGCCATTCTTATCTTGCTGGCCTCCACCCTTTCCAGCAGGACCACCG CTgattcctcctccaccacctatGGGGCCAGATTCTCCTGAGGATGATGAAGCATTGGGAAGCATGTTGATAGCCTGGTACATGAGTGGTTATCACACTGGCTATTACCTG GGTTTAAAACAGAGTCGAATGGAAGCAGCCCTGGAGAGAGAATCCTATACAAAATAA
- the LOC101792525 gene encoding small EDRK-rich factor 1, producing the protein MTRGNQRELARQKNLKKTQEIHKGKRKEDSLSASQRKQRDSEIMQQKQKAANERKSLQAEAK; encoded by the exons ATGACCC GTGGGAACCAACGTGAACTTGCTCGCCAAAAGAACCTGAAGAAGACTCAGGAAATccacaaagggaaaaggaaagaagatagCTTGTCTGCTTCTCAGAGAAAACAGAG ggaCTCTGAAATCATGCAGCAGAAACAGAAGGCGGCTAACGAAAGGAAGTCTCTGCAGGCAGAAGCAAAATGA